A single genomic interval of Gemmatimonadota bacterium harbors:
- a CDS encoding gluconate 2-dehydrogenase subunit 3 family protein — MERREAIRRVAALLGGAAMVGSSGLLAACGKERPAAGAVGAFSADDVALLDEVAETILPATDTPGAKAARTGAFMALMVSDTYKLEDAAIFRTGLGTLDAAVRAAGGTTFVAAEPSLRTKVLEALDAEQHAWMKDKATDAPTHWFRMVKELALTGYFTSEIGMTQALRYVESPGRFDPCVPYTPGDRIWAPHA, encoded by the coding sequence ATGGAGCGCCGGGAGGCGATCCGGCGCGTAGCGGCCCTGCTGGGTGGCGCGGCCATGGTGGGCAGCAGCGGGCTCCTTGCCGCCTGCGGCAAGGAGCGACCTGCCGCCGGCGCGGTCGGCGCGTTCAGCGCGGATGATGTCGCGCTCCTGGATGAAGTCGCCGAGACCATCCTCCCGGCCACGGACACGCCGGGCGCCAAGGCGGCGCGGACGGGTGCGTTCATGGCCCTGATGGTCAGTGACACCTACAAGCTGGAAGACGCGGCCATTTTTCGGACGGGATTGGGAACACTGGACGCGGCCGTGCGCGCGGCCGGTGGCACGACCTTCGTGGCGGCGGAGCCATCACTCCGAACGAAGGTCTTGGAGGCGCTCGATGCCGAGCAGCATGCGTGGATGAAGGACAAGGCGACGGACGCGCCGACGCATTGGTTCCGCATGGTGAAGGAGCTGGCGCTCACCGGGTACTTCACCTCGGAAATCGGGATGACGCAGGCGCTCCGGTACGTGGAATCACCCGGACGCTTCGACCCGTGCGTCCCCTACACGCCGGGCGACCGGATCTGGGCTCCGCACGCATGA
- a CDS encoding GMC family oxidoreductase has translation MQSTEFDAIVVGSGISGGWAAKELTERGLRVLLLERGKNVEHVKDYPNATKGTWEYPHRGGRTQQMEQDYPVLKRDYPLNEKNLDWWANETENPYTEVKRFDWYRGYQVGGRSLLWGRQSYRLSDFDFTANQRDGIAIDWPIRYAELAPWYDHVERFAGIAGSREGLAQLPDGEFQPAMPLNCAEEKVAERIAKGFGGRRRIIPGRTANLTQALPGRTACQYRNACWLGCPHGAYFSTQSSTLPAAVATGRLTLKVHAIVSEVLYDKDRKRATGVRVIDAATKATTDYTARLVFLCASTLNSTWLLMRSATDVWPGGLGSSSGELGHNLMDHHFRCGARGVIEGMEDSYVYGRRPTGFYIPRYRNLFGDRRGYLRGFGYQGSANRRGWERAVAELGIGASFKTAMTQPGEWSIGATGFGEMLPNHANRIALDPNKVDAWGMPVLSIDCATGENERLMRVDMMNDMAEMLTAAGVREVETFDNGYWPAMGIHEMGTARMGRDPKTSVLNARNQVWDAPNVFVTDGSCMTSAACQNPSLTYMALTARAAEHAVESLNRREL, from the coding sequence GTGCAGTCCACCGAATTTGATGCCATCGTCGTTGGGTCCGGAATATCTGGTGGATGGGCCGCCAAGGAGCTGACCGAGCGGGGGCTGCGGGTCCTGCTACTCGAGCGCGGCAAGAATGTCGAGCACGTCAAGGACTATCCCAACGCCACGAAAGGGACGTGGGAGTACCCGCACCGCGGGGGCCGCACCCAGCAGATGGAGCAGGACTACCCGGTCCTCAAGCGGGATTACCCACTCAACGAGAAGAACCTCGACTGGTGGGCCAATGAGACGGAGAATCCGTACACCGAGGTCAAGCGATTCGACTGGTATCGCGGCTACCAGGTCGGGGGCCGCTCCCTGCTCTGGGGTCGCCAGAGCTACCGGCTGAGCGACTTTGACTTCACGGCCAACCAGCGCGATGGAATCGCGATCGACTGGCCGATTCGGTACGCCGAGCTCGCGCCATGGTATGACCATGTGGAACGGTTCGCCGGGATCGCCGGATCTCGTGAGGGGCTCGCCCAGCTCCCCGACGGCGAGTTCCAGCCGGCGATGCCCCTCAACTGCGCCGAGGAGAAGGTGGCGGAGCGCATTGCGAAGGGGTTTGGTGGCCGACGTCGGATCATCCCGGGCCGCACCGCGAACCTGACGCAAGCGCTGCCCGGTCGCACCGCGTGCCAGTACCGCAATGCCTGCTGGCTCGGTTGTCCGCACGGCGCGTACTTCAGCACACAGTCGTCCACCCTGCCGGCCGCGGTGGCCACGGGTCGCTTGACCCTCAAGGTCCACGCGATCGTGAGTGAAGTGCTCTACGACAAGGACCGAAAGCGTGCGACGGGCGTGCGCGTGATCGATGCCGCGACGAAGGCCACCACCGACTACACCGCGCGGCTGGTGTTCCTGTGTGCCTCCACACTCAATTCCACCTGGCTCCTCATGCGGTCGGCGACGGACGTGTGGCCGGGCGGGCTGGGGAGCAGCAGCGGAGAGTTGGGGCACAACCTCATGGACCATCACTTCCGGTGTGGTGCGCGCGGCGTGATCGAGGGGATGGAGGATTCGTACGTGTACGGCCGGCGCCCCACGGGCTTCTACATCCCGCGGTATCGCAACCTGTTTGGGGACCGGCGCGGCTATCTGCGCGGGTTTGGCTACCAGGGCAGCGCGAACCGGCGCGGCTGGGAACGCGCGGTCGCCGAGCTCGGGATCGGCGCCTCGTTCAAGACGGCGATGACGCAGCCGGGCGAGTGGTCGATTGGTGCGACCGGCTTTGGCGAGATGCTGCCGAACCACGCGAACCGGATCGCCCTGGACCCCAACAAGGTGGATGCTTGGGGAATGCCTGTGCTGTCGATCGACTGCGCCACCGGGGAAAACGAGCGCCTGATGCGCGTGGACATGATGAACGATATGGCCGAGATGCTCACGGCGGCCGGTGTGCGCGAGGTCGAGACCTTTGACAACGGTTACTGGCCGGCGATGGGGATCCACGAGATGGGCACCGCGCGCATGGGGCGTGACCCGAAGACCTCGGTGCTCAACGCCAGGAACCAGGTGTGGGATGCCCCGAACGTTTTCGTCACCGATGGCTCGTGCATGACCTCGGCAGCGTGCCAGAACCCATCCCTGACCTACATGGCCCTGACCGCGCGGGCCGCGGAACATGCGGTGGAGTCGCTCAATCGGAGGGAACTATGA
- a CDS encoding adenosylhomocysteinase has translation MDRPAFKVKDISLAEWGRKEIRLAEVEMPGLMALRAEFGAKQPLAGAKIMGSLHMTIQTAVLIETLVELGADVRWVSCNIFSTQDHAASAVVVGPHGTVDHPTGVPVYAWKGETLDEYWWCTEQALMWPDGTGPNMLLDDGGDATLLIHKGVEYEKAGVVPTFNPKTDSEEWGVILQLLRHELEKHPGRWTKVAAAIKGVTEETTTGVHRLYEMMKAGTLLFPAINVNDSVTKSKFDNLYGCRHSLTDGILRASDVMLAGKVAVICGYGDVGKGCAQALRGQGARVIVTEIDPICALQAAMEGYQVTTLDEVLATADIFVTATGNMKILTVDHMKRMKDKAIVGNIGHFDNEIDMAGLKSAGITRNNIKPQFDEYIFPDGHSVLVLAEGRLLNLGCATGHPSFVMSSSFSNQVIAQIELYGNTSRYEKQVYVLPKHLDEKVARLHLAKLGVKLTKLTEEQASYIGVPVDGPYKPDHYRY, from the coding sequence ATGGACCGACCCGCCTTCAAGGTGAAGGACATCTCCCTCGCGGAGTGGGGGCGGAAGGAGATTCGCCTCGCCGAGGTGGAGATGCCCGGCCTGATGGCGCTGCGCGCGGAGTTCGGCGCAAAGCAGCCGCTCGCGGGGGCGAAGATCATGGGCTCGCTCCACATGACCATCCAGACCGCGGTCCTGATCGAGACCCTCGTGGAGCTCGGCGCCGACGTCCGCTGGGTGTCCTGCAACATCTTCTCGACCCAGGATCATGCGGCGTCCGCGGTGGTGGTGGGCCCGCACGGGACCGTCGACCATCCCACGGGTGTCCCGGTGTACGCGTGGAAGGGCGAGACCCTCGACGAGTACTGGTGGTGCACCGAGCAGGCCTTGATGTGGCCGGACGGCACGGGGCCGAACATGCTCCTCGACGACGGCGGCGATGCGACGCTGCTCATCCACAAGGGCGTGGAGTACGAGAAGGCGGGCGTGGTGCCGACCTTCAACCCAAAGACGGACAGCGAGGAGTGGGGGGTCATCCTGCAGCTGCTCCGTCACGAGCTGGAGAAGCACCCGGGTCGTTGGACGAAGGTGGCCGCCGCGATCAAGGGCGTGACCGAGGAAACCACCACCGGGGTGCACCGCCTCTACGAGATGATGAAGGCCGGCACGCTGCTCTTCCCGGCGATCAACGTCAACGACTCCGTCACCAAGTCCAAGTTCGACAACCTGTACGGCTGCCGCCACTCGTTGACGGATGGCATCCTGCGCGCCAGCGACGTGATGCTCGCCGGCAAGGTCGCCGTGATCTGCGGCTACGGGGATGTAGGCAAGGGATGCGCGCAGGCGCTGCGTGGGCAGGGCGCACGGGTGATCGTCACCGAGATCGACCCGATCTGCGCGCTCCAGGCCGCGATGGAAGGCTACCAGGTCACGACGCTCGACGAGGTCCTCGCGACGGCCGACATCTTCGTGACGGCGACCGGCAACATGAAGATCCTCACGGTCGACCACATGAAGCGCATGAAGGACAAGGCGATCGTCGGCAACATCGGCCACTTCGACAACGAGATCGACATGGCCGGGCTCAAGTCGGCGGGGATCACGCGCAACAACATCAAGCCGCAGTTCGACGAGTACATCTTCCCGGACGGCCACTCGGTGCTCGTCCTCGCTGAAGGCCGCCTCCTCAACCTCGGCTGCGCCACGGGGCACCCCAGCTTTGTGATGTCGTCGTCGTTCTCGAATCAGGTCATCGCGCAGATCGAGCTCTACGGCAACACGTCGCGGTACGAGAAGCAGGTGTACGTCCTGCCCAAGCACCTCGACGAGAAGGTCGCCCGCCTCCACCTCGCCAAGCTGGGCGTCAAGCTCACGAAGTTGACCGAAGAGCAGGCCTCGTACATCGGCGTTCCGGTCGACGGCCCGTACAAGCCGGATCACTACCGGTACTAG
- a CDS encoding metalloregulator ArsR/SmtB family transcription factor, whose protein sequence is MTTAAFSHLSTLADPTRARLLLALDGHELSVSELVAALQLPQSTVSRHLKLLGDDGWVTSRADGTSRFYRKVSDAGAWPEQLWEVVRRDMDTSAGAATDLGRVAAVVAERRQRSKEFFSSEAGRWQDHRGELFGRGTDLNLLAALVNPDADVGDFGCGDGKLTALLADQVRRVVAVDGSQEMLAAARERVGERPNVQWRLSDLERLPVRDGELDLAILSLVLHYLPEPGVVLAEAARTLKPGGRLVVMDMVPHDREELRRSMGHAWSGFEERQLREWMSAAGLEGVRHRRLAPDPEAKGPGLFVAQGTRTSTKTQDR, encoded by the coding sequence ATGACGACCGCCGCCTTCTCCCACCTGTCTACACTGGCCGATCCCACCCGGGCGCGGCTGCTGCTGGCGTTGGACGGGCATGAGCTATCGGTGAGTGAACTCGTTGCAGCGCTGCAACTTCCGCAGTCAACGGTCTCGCGCCACCTGAAGCTCCTCGGCGACGACGGCTGGGTGACGAGCCGGGCGGACGGCACGTCCCGCTTCTATCGAAAGGTGAGCGACGCGGGAGCGTGGCCCGAGCAGCTCTGGGAAGTGGTCCGACGTGACATGGACACCTCGGCTGGGGCCGCCACCGACCTCGGTCGGGTGGCGGCTGTAGTCGCGGAACGGCGTCAGCGGTCGAAGGAGTTCTTCTCCTCCGAGGCCGGCCGCTGGCAGGACCATCGGGGCGAATTGTTCGGTCGGGGGACGGACCTCAACCTGCTGGCCGCCCTCGTCAATCCAGACGCTGACGTCGGCGACTTTGGTTGCGGGGACGGCAAGCTCACGGCCCTCCTCGCGGATCAGGTTCGGCGCGTGGTGGCGGTGGACGGCTCGCAGGAGATGCTTGCCGCAGCCAGGGAACGGGTCGGAGAACGCCCAAACGTTCAGTGGCGACTTTCGGACCTCGAGCGCCTGCCGGTCCGCGATGGGGAGCTCGACCTCGCCATCCTCTCCCTGGTGCTGCACTACCTCCCGGAGCCGGGGGTGGTCCTTGCCGAGGCGGCGCGGACCCTAAAACCGGGGGGCCGACTGGTCGTCATGGACATGGTTCCCCACGATCGGGAGGAATTGCGCCGGTCCATGGGGCATGCCTGGTCCGGATTCGAGGAGCGCCAGCTCCGTGAGTGGATGAGCGCGGCTGGACTGGAAGGGGTGCGTCATCGGCGCCTCGCGCCGGATCCCGAGGCGAAGGGGCCGGGACTGTTTGTCGCGCAGGGAACCAGAACCAGCACAAAGACGCAAGATCGGTGA
- a CDS encoding response regulator, translating to MVSVARLFLVAVTTFGVVRPALAQPVATGAWFRRAIEQDQGLPETQVNAVAQTPDGYLWLGTRRGVVRYDGVNFTTFAPDRYPALPAFWINGLTVDRRGRLWVATDRGLALRESSGEFRRIDSTQVPLRNTWRVLEDGDSYLVATSTGVYRGDGERFRRITGPEYAYALARDADGRIWVAGRNLLARVDGDVVQRVPISGWTDDPDVLDILPDGARGLWAATRAGVVQLSLSAQGAKVTRRIDATRAGIPSAVWSLGASPDGRLWIGSANHGVLTWDGRRLRQEEPGSTEQVWAFHLDTRGRMWAGTGAGLERYQRSAFTTYGDLRPTRSAWSIRPGPEGDLWTATASGAVYRFRDGEHHEVLPPSPRQVSPATWPAPGNGVYVTRELRRVLQVSRSGVTDLSARYQLAAGDIVGIFRDSKGSMWFSTDSGLFRSDGGPARRVDAELGRSGDTNPRDIREDASGRLLIGRPGLTVIEGARQTRYGAREGLTDEEVLVLYPQGENVWIGTSDSGLYVLRKDRVVGLGHLDARLHREILGIAEDTTGHLWLSSSFGLTRVSVQELEAAVDGRGAPLQVRSFDRRDGLPTTEFNGDFQGAIHRDANGHLWFPSYLGAVRVDPTAVHADTIPPQVHVERLQVNGRPVAWDRALALDPGVERIELTFAVTDAVEPSRVRVQYRMEGISTAWIDAGTRRTLAFGPLRGGRYDLQVRAANEEGGWTPRMATLTIHVASTWYERPWFLPAVVMTGVLITLAGARARQRRLVQRGVMLEKEVRARTADLENARATLERRVEARTAQLAGELAERKRLEKQLVEAQKLESLGRLAGGVAHEINNSMTGVLGFTELAEHAARGHPALLGDLAEIRRAGERVAGITRQLLAFARRQATSRAVVDLGPLVERMERSMQQLVGESCSLVLEIAPGLPCVRADLSQVEQVILNLVMNARDAMPDGGVITLQLKAEEVTQPRAVGSSEVPPGPYLHLTVADQGVGMPEAVLSRLFEPFFTTKEVDKGTGLGLAVCHGIITQHGGAIAAASTLGEGSRLHVWLPATAERPASTSDGPQVVDGDETILLVEDEASVREVARRGLQHHGYRVIEATDGVEALARLAAAGARVHLVLTDVVMPNMDGLALARAIRKGGHEMPIVFMSGYIGHEPEVEAQLAELGPTLTKPFSREDLLQGVRHALDMELLGRPTPGRYQSL from the coding sequence ATGGTCTCCGTCGCCCGTCTCTTTCTCGTGGCGGTCACCACCTTCGGGGTGGTGCGCCCGGCACTGGCCCAGCCCGTGGCGACTGGGGCCTGGTTCCGGCGCGCCATCGAGCAGGACCAGGGTCTTCCGGAGACCCAGGTCAACGCGGTGGCCCAGACCCCGGATGGCTATCTCTGGTTAGGTACACGCCGTGGTGTCGTACGGTATGACGGCGTGAACTTCACCACCTTCGCCCCGGACCGATACCCGGCCCTCCCGGCCTTCTGGATCAACGGTCTTACGGTCGACCGTCGTGGACGCCTCTGGGTCGCGACGGACCGGGGGCTGGCCCTGCGTGAATCAAGTGGTGAGTTCCGCCGCATCGACAGCACGCAGGTCCCGCTGCGCAACACATGGAGGGTGCTGGAGGACGGAGACTCCTACCTCGTTGCGACGTCCACCGGCGTCTATCGTGGCGACGGCGAGCGCTTTCGTCGCATCACCGGACCGGAGTACGCCTACGCCTTGGCGCGCGATGCGGACGGGCGCATCTGGGTCGCGGGGCGCAACCTCCTGGCGCGTGTCGACGGCGACGTTGTCCAACGGGTGCCGATCAGCGGGTGGACGGATGATCCGGATGTGCTCGACATCCTGCCCGATGGTGCCCGGGGCCTGTGGGCCGCCACGCGGGCCGGCGTGGTGCAGCTCAGCCTCTCCGCCCAGGGGGCCAAGGTCACGCGCCGCATCGATGCGACGCGCGCTGGTATTCCCAGTGCCGTGTGGTCGTTAGGCGCCAGCCCGGACGGGCGTCTCTGGATCGGCTCGGCAAACCATGGCGTGTTGACCTGGGACGGACGCCGGCTCCGCCAGGAAGAACCCGGGTCGACCGAACAGGTCTGGGCCTTCCACCTCGACACCCGGGGGCGGATGTGGGCGGGAACGGGCGCCGGCCTCGAGCGCTACCAGCGCAGTGCGTTCACCACCTATGGGGACCTCCGCCCCACGCGATCCGCCTGGTCGATCCGCCCGGGGCCCGAGGGCGATCTCTGGACGGCCACCGCGTCCGGGGCCGTCTATCGGTTTCGCGATGGCGAACACCACGAGGTGCTGCCGCCATCTCCACGTCAGGTCTCACCGGCGACCTGGCCCGCGCCGGGAAACGGAGTCTACGTCACGCGCGAACTGCGGCGCGTCCTCCAGGTCTCCCGATCCGGGGTCACCGACCTGAGTGCGCGCTACCAACTCGCAGCCGGTGACATCGTCGGGATCTTTCGCGATTCGAAGGGGAGTATGTGGTTCTCCACCGACAGCGGGCTGTTCCGCTCGGATGGGGGGCCGGCGCGACGTGTGGACGCTGAACTCGGCCGATCAGGCGACACGAACCCGCGCGACATCCGGGAGGATGCGTCCGGTCGGCTCCTGATCGGACGACCTGGCCTCACCGTTATCGAAGGAGCGCGCCAGACCAGGTATGGCGCCCGCGAAGGGCTCACCGACGAGGAAGTCCTGGTCTTGTATCCGCAGGGCGAGAACGTCTGGATCGGTACCTCAGACTCGGGACTGTACGTACTCCGCAAGGATCGCGTGGTTGGATTGGGTCACCTGGACGCGCGCCTGCATCGCGAGATCCTTGGGATCGCCGAAGACACCACCGGTCACCTGTGGCTGAGTTCGAGTTTTGGGCTGACGCGCGTGTCGGTTCAGGAACTCGAGGCTGCCGTCGATGGACGCGGGGCACCCCTGCAGGTGCGAAGTTTCGACCGACGCGATGGGCTCCCCACCACGGAGTTCAACGGTGACTTCCAGGGCGCCATTCATCGGGACGCGAATGGGCACCTCTGGTTCCCCTCCTACCTCGGCGCCGTCCGCGTCGACCCGACGGCCGTGCACGCGGACACGATCCCGCCGCAAGTCCACGTCGAGCGCCTGCAGGTAAACGGTCGGCCGGTCGCGTGGGACCGCGCGCTGGCGCTGGATCCCGGCGTCGAGCGCATCGAACTCACCTTTGCGGTCACCGATGCCGTTGAGCCCAGCCGGGTGCGCGTGCAATACCGGATGGAAGGGATCAGCACCGCATGGATCGACGCGGGCACGCGGCGCACGCTGGCGTTTGGCCCCCTCCGCGGCGGTCGCTACGACCTGCAGGTCCGGGCCGCCAACGAAGAAGGGGGCTGGACGCCCCGGATGGCCACGCTGACCATCCACGTGGCGTCGACCTGGTACGAACGGCCATGGTTCCTCCCCGCCGTCGTCATGACGGGGGTCCTGATCACCCTGGCCGGCGCCCGTGCCCGGCAGCGTCGCCTGGTGCAGCGTGGGGTGATGCTGGAGAAGGAAGTGCGCGCGCGCACCGCGGACCTCGAGAACGCCAGGGCCACCCTGGAGCGCCGGGTGGAAGCGCGCACCGCCCAGCTTGCCGGGGAGCTGGCGGAACGCAAGCGACTGGAGAAGCAGTTGGTCGAAGCCCAAAAGCTCGAAAGCCTCGGCCGCCTGGCCGGCGGCGTCGCGCACGAAATCAACAACAGCATGACGGGTGTCCTCGGCTTCACCGAGTTAGCCGAACACGCGGCCCGGGGCCATCCGGCGTTGCTCGGAGACCTCGCCGAGATCCGGCGCGCCGGCGAACGAGTGGCTGGCATCACGCGCCAGCTCCTCGCCTTTGCCCGGCGCCAGGCCACCTCGCGCGCGGTGGTCGACCTCGGGCCGCTGGTGGAACGCATGGAACGCAGCATGCAGCAGCTGGTTGGGGAGTCGTGTTCCCTTGTGCTGGAGATTGCCCCAGGACTTCCGTGCGTGCGCGCCGACCTCTCACAGGTCGAGCAGGTGATCCTCAACCTCGTCATGAATGCCCGCGACGCCATGCCGGACGGTGGCGTGATCACCCTGCAGCTCAAGGCCGAGGAGGTCACGCAACCTCGCGCCGTCGGAAGTTCCGAGGTGCCGCCCGGGCCCTATCTCCACTTGACCGTGGCAGACCAGGGCGTCGGGATGCCGGAGGCCGTGTTGTCGCGCCTCTTCGAGCCCTTCTTCACGACGAAAGAGGTCGACAAGGGAACTGGCCTGGGGCTCGCCGTGTGCCATGGCATCATCACGCAACACGGCGGCGCGATCGCCGCCGCGTCGACCCTGGGTGAGGGGAGTCGGTTGCATGTCTGGCTGCCGGCCACGGCAGAGCGTCCGGCATCGACCAGCGACGGACCCCAGGTCGTGGACGGTGACGAGACCATCCTCCTCGTCGAGGACGAGGCCTCCGTTCGCGAGGTCGCACGGCGCGGGCTCCAACACCACGGCTACCGCGTGATCGAGGCAACCGACGGCGTCGAGGCACTCGCGCGCCTCGCCGCTGCCGGGGCGCGCGTTCACCTGGTCCTCACCGACGTCGTCATGCCGAACATGGATGGGCTGGCGCTGGCTCGGGCCATCCGAAAAGGTGGCCACGAGATGCCGATCGTCTTCATGTCCGGCTACATCGGCCACGAGCCCGAGGTGGAAGCCCAGTTGGCCGAGCTCGGGCCGACACTCACTAAGCCCTTCTCGCGAGAAGACCTGCTGCAAGGGGTCCGGCACGCACTCGACATGGAGCTGCTGGGACGCCCGACACCGGGACGATACCAGTCGCTGTAG
- a CDS encoding TerB family tellurite resistance protein — MLLDQIRAFLRKDTSAPTPESAGPDPVHVAACTLMLDIAWADGEFTAPERAHLEGVLARHFALPAEAGRELIALCERERLQAVDHFQFTRVLREQYDVGQKMVLAEIMWGLVLADGKVADHEHYLTRKIANLLELEPGYLSSAKQSAQQRIEAVRTQAGE, encoded by the coding sequence ATGTTGCTCGACCAGATCCGCGCCTTCCTGCGCAAGGACACTTCGGCCCCCACACCGGAATCCGCCGGCCCCGATCCGGTGCACGTCGCGGCCTGCACCCTGATGCTGGACATCGCTTGGGCGGACGGAGAGTTCACGGCTCCGGAACGGGCCCACCTTGAAGGGGTCCTGGCCCGGCACTTTGCGTTGCCCGCCGAGGCCGGGCGCGAGTTGATCGCCCTGTGTGAACGCGAGCGGTTGCAGGCGGTGGATCACTTCCAGTTCACGCGTGTGTTGCGTGAGCAGTACGACGTGGGGCAGAAGATGGTGCTCGCCGAGATCATGTGGGGGCTCGTCCTCGCCGATGGGAAGGTGGCCGACCACGAGCACTACCTCACGCGCAAGATCGCGAACCTGCTGGAGCTGGAGCCTGGCTACCTGTCGTCGGCCAAGCAGTCGGCGCAACAGCGTATCGAGGCGGTGCGAACCCAGGCCGGCGAGTAG
- a CDS encoding M28 family peptidase codes for MRAALLLAFAPSVVLAQLNRYGNPPRLRPAPTTAAITARDLQIRLYQFADDSMHGRQVGRIGNMKGTDYIAAELKKLGVAPAGDNGTYFQVLPYHLRSFTANSRLAVNGNPLEWNRDWVAVPGPRAPRPIVGAEVVFGGVAGDTSRQISAAAAAGKLVVLLPGAAAAPGGRPQFGAPPNTRLAAAAAIATVDLDGLSLAQRQKLNQPDVATQSGGGRGRPGGAPAGGDSLAMLRAQLDQLAPQATLRLTKAGAAALFGGQPVERLRPGTIGGSVNASLDYVELPSNYARNVVAVIPGSDPQLKGQYVALGSHNDHVGFNTPVDKDSLKAFNDIRNRMLLANNMVALNRDQLAAIRVNMDSIRRAHPVARLDSINNGADDDGSGSMALLEMAEAIQAMRVKPKRSTLLVWHTGEEAGLIGSAYFTRHPTVPMDSIVAQINIDMIGRGRDGDIPGGGEDYLGVVGSFFDSKDLGETVAAVNQKRARPFQLDYRYDSTLAWTGYNNIYGRSDHYNYALQGVPIAFFFTGLHGDYHQRTDEAEFIDYPHYTRITNYILELATTLGNGPRPRMNGTRPARPPRPVVP; via the coding sequence ATGCGCGCCGCTCTCCTCCTTGCGTTCGCCCCCTCCGTCGTCCTCGCGCAGCTCAACCGCTACGGCAACCCGCCGCGACTGCGCCCCGCACCGACGACGGCCGCCATCACCGCCCGCGACCTCCAGATCCGGCTTTACCAGTTTGCCGACGACTCGATGCACGGGCGGCAGGTGGGACGCATCGGAAACATGAAGGGGACCGACTACATCGCCGCCGAGCTGAAGAAGCTCGGCGTCGCACCAGCCGGGGACAACGGGACCTACTTCCAGGTCCTGCCGTATCACCTGCGCTCCTTTACGGCCAATTCGCGGCTGGCCGTGAACGGCAATCCCCTGGAATGGAACCGGGACTGGGTGGCCGTGCCGGGTCCGCGCGCTCCGCGGCCAATCGTTGGCGCGGAGGTGGTGTTTGGCGGCGTGGCCGGTGATACGTCGCGACAGATTTCCGCAGCGGCGGCGGCCGGCAAGCTGGTCGTGTTGTTACCCGGCGCGGCGGCAGCCCCCGGCGGACGACCACAGTTCGGCGCACCACCCAACACGCGACTTGCGGCGGCGGCGGCGATTGCCACTGTCGATCTCGACGGCCTGTCCCTCGCGCAGCGACAGAAACTGAACCAGCCCGACGTCGCCACGCAGTCGGGTGGTGGTCGCGGCCGCCCGGGGGGCGCGCCCGCCGGTGGGGATTCCCTCGCGATGCTGCGCGCACAGCTGGACCAGTTGGCCCCGCAGGCCACCCTTCGGTTGACGAAAGCCGGCGCGGCGGCGCTGTTCGGCGGACAGCCCGTGGAGCGCCTGCGGCCGGGGACGATCGGCGGCTCGGTGAACGCCTCCCTCGATTACGTCGAGCTGCCCAGCAACTACGCGCGCAACGTGGTCGCCGTGATCCCGGGGAGCGACCCCCAGCTCAAGGGACAATACGTCGCCCTCGGGTCCCACAACGACCATGTCGGCTTCAACACGCCGGTCGACAAGGATTCGCTCAAGGCTTTCAATGACATCCGCAACCGGATGCTGCTGGCCAACAACATGGTGGCGCTGAACCGGGACCAGCTGGCCGCCATTCGCGTAAACATGGACAGTATTCGCCGCGCCCACCCGGTCGCGCGCCTGGACTCCATCAACAACGGCGCCGATGACGACGGCTCCGGCTCGATGGCCCTCCTCGAGATGGCCGAAGCGATCCAGGCGATGCGCGTGAAGCCCAAGCGCTCGACCCTGCTGGTCTGGCACACCGGCGAGGAGGCCGGGTTGATCGGGTCGGCGTACTTCACGCGTCACCCGACCGTGCCGATGGACTCGATCGTGGCCCAGATCAACATCGACATGATCGGGCGCGGGCGTGATGGCGACATCCCCGGGGGCGGCGAGGACTACCTCGGCGTTGTCGGCTCGTTCTTCGACTCGAAGGACCTCGGGGAAACGGTCGCGGCGGTCAACCAGAAGCGGGCGCGGCCCTTCCAGCTCGATTACCGGTACGACAGCACCCTCGCCTGGACCGGCTACAACAACATCTACGGGCGCAGCGACCACTACAACTACGCGCTGCAAGGCGTGCCCATCGCCTTCTTCTTCACGGGGCTGCATGGGGACTATCACCAGCGGACCGACGAAGCCGAGTTCATCGACTATCCGCATTATACCCGTATCACGAACTACATCCTGGAGCTGGCGACCACGCTCGGGAACGGCCCGCGTCCGCGGATGAACGGCACGCGCCCCGCCCGACCCCCGCGACCCGTGGTGCCCTGA